Part of the Synechococcus sp. HK01-R genome is shown below.
CAGCGCGGTTATCACCTCAATGGCAGGGTGCTTCGCCACGCCATGGTCAAGGTCTCCATGGGGCCTGGTCCTCAGGGTGGGGCTGCAGCTCGGCCCGATGCCGATGCCGACAGCAGCTCCGCGGAGACTGGAGACTCCAGTGATGCGTCCGCTTGATCGCCTGGAGCTGGCCCTTAGGGTGATGAACGGGATGACGAGCTGATGGCCGATTACTACGAGCTGCTCGGGGTCGGAAGGGATGCCGATGCCGACAACCTGAAGCGGGCCTATCGGCGATTGGCTCGCCAATACCACCCGGATGTCAACAAGGATCCTGGTGCTGAGGATCGTTTCAAGGAGATCGGCCGCGCCTATGAGGTCCTTAGCGACCCTCAGACCCGTGCCCGTTACGACCAGTTCGGTGAGGCCGGTCTCGGTGGTGCTGCCGGCATGCCCGACATGGGCGACATGGGTGGCTTCGCCGATCTGTTCGAAACCTTCTTCAGCGGCTTCGGTGGAGCGGCAGGTGGGCGGCAGCAGCGGCGCCGTGGGCCCCAGCAGGGCGATGACCTCCGCTACGACCTCACGATCGATTTCGAGCAGGCGGTGTTCGGTCAGGAGCAGGAGATCCGTATCCCCCACCTGGAAACCTGCACCACCTGCAACGGCAGCGGCGCCAAAACCGGCAGTGGACCCACCACCTGCACCACCTGCGGTGGTGTTGGTCAGGTGCGACGTGCAACCCGAACTCCCTTCGGCAGCTTCACGCAGGTGGCGGAGTGTCCCAGTTGTAATGGCAGTGGTCAGGTGATCGCTGATCCCTGCTCCGCCTGCGGTGGCCAGGGGGTGCAGCAGGTTCGCAAGAAGTTGCGGATCAACATCCCTGCCGGTGTCGATACAGGCACCCGACTGCGGGTGGCCGGAGAGGGTAATGCCGGCCAGCGCGGCGGTCCCTCAGGGGATCTCTATGTCTTTCTCACCGTTCGTCCCCATCCCAGCTTGCGACGGGATGGCCTCACCGTGCTTTCCGAAGTGAAGGTGAGCTATCTCCAGGCCATTCTTGGCGACACGATCGAGGTGGAGACCGTCGATGGTCCTTCCAGCCTCGAGATTCCTGCCGGCACCCAGCCCAATGCCGTGCTCACCCTCGAGAACAAAGGCATCCCCAAGCTCGGCAACCCCGTGGCCCGAGGTCACCAGCGCATCACGGTCACCGTTCAGTTGCCCACCCGCCTCAATGCGGAAGAACGGACCCTGCTGGAGGATCTGGCCGGCCACCATTCCGCCCGGGGTGAACAGCATCACCACCACAAGAGCGGATTGTTTGCCCGCCTGTTCGGACAACGCTGAACGGTGCCCTTTCCCGAGGCCGATTCGTCACTTGATCTTCGGGGCACCCCCTGCCCGGTGAATTTCATCAGGGCACGACTGGCCCTGGAGGGCCTGGAACCAGGGGCAGTGTTGGAGCTGGTGTTGGATCGCGGCGAACCTGAGGCCATGGTGTTGCTCGGTCTGGAGCGGGAGGGTCATGCCGTGTCGGTGCAGGAGACCACGGACGACTGGCTGAGACTTCACGTGACCTGCGCTGGTGGTTGATTCCGACCGCCGGCACGGGATGGTGGTGGCCCTTCAGGCCAACTATTTGGAGGTGGAGCTGGATGATCCGGAGGCGGGCCTTCGCCTGCTCTGCACCCGTCGCACGCGACTCGCCCATCGCGGTGCCGCGGTGCATGTCGGTGATCGGGTCTGGGTAGAGGCCATCGATCGGGAGCACAACCGCGCCGTGGTGGCGGAGGTGGACCCGCGCAGCAGCTGGTTGACGCGTCCACCCGTGGCCAATGTCACCGCGGTGGTGGTGGCTCTGGCCGTGGAGCAGCCTGCCTTTGATCCTGATCAGGCCAGTCGCTTTCTGCTGACGGCGGAGCAGACCGGCCTGCAGGTGCATGTGCTGCTCAGCAAGTGCGATTTGATCCCGGCAGAGCAGCAGCAGGCGCTGGTTGAGCGTTTGCGTGGCTGGGGCTATGACCCCCTGGCGGTGTCCAGCCGTACGGGCATGGGACTGGAAACGCTTCGTTCCAGGCTGGCGCAGGGGTCGCTCTCAGTGCTCTGTGGTCCATCTGGAGTGGGTAAGAGCTCCCTACTCAACGGTTTGATCCCCGGGTTGGAGCTCAGGGTTGCGGCAGTGTCCGGTCGTCTGCAGCGCGGCCGCCACACCACCCGTCATGTGGAGCTTCATACCCTCCCTTCAGGCGCGAGGGTGGCCGACACTCCTGGTTTCAACCGGCCTGAGCTGCCCGGTGATGTGCAGAACCTGGAAGTGCTTTTCCCAGAGCTGCGTCGGCGACTAGAGGATCAACCCTGCCGATTCCGTGATTGTTTGCACCGGGGAGAACCTGGCTGTGGGATCGATCAGGACTGGGATCGCTATGCCCTTTACCGGCGTGCCGTCGAGGAGATGCTTGCCCTCAGCCGCCCATCCCGGGGAGGTTGAGGTTGAGGCCGCCTGTGAGTTCCTCCATGCGTTCTTTCATGGTGCCGGTGGAGCGTTCATAGGCCGACTTGAGTGCTGCGAGCACGGCCGCTTCACAGGCTTCTGTGCCTTCTGACAGGAGAGCTGGATCCAAGCGCACCCGCAGGGGTTGCTGATTGCCAGACAGCCACACACTCGCCCGGCCATCGTCTGATGTGCCTTCCAGTTCCATGGCGTCGAGCTCCTCCTGGAGCTTCTGGGCGTCCTGCTGGATCTGCTGGGCCTTCCGGAACGCTTCCGTGAGCTGACCGAAATTGGGGAGTCCGAACCCTGCCATGACGCCTTTGGAGGAATCGGCAGGTTAGGCGGTCAGGGCGAGGGAGTCTCGCTGAAGCCGAGGCGCTTCACTTCGGTGTGCAGTCGGATTCCTCGGTCCCGTTCGACCTCGGTTTGCACCAGCTCGATCAGATTGCCGATGTCGGCAGCGGTCGCTCCTCCGAGATTCACGATGAAATTGGCGTGGATGTTGGAGACCTCGGCGGCCCCAACCCGACGGCCCTTCAGGCCCAGTGACTCGATCAGTTGACCGGCCTTGAGTGGTTCGGGATTGCGGAACACGCTGCCGCAGCTCGGCCATTGATACGGCTGTGTGGTGGTGCGATGGGACAGGTTGTCGCTGGTGCGACGGCTGAGCTCGGCTGGATCATGACCGGGTTCCAGCAGGAATCGCGCGGCGATCACCAGGTGCTCCGCACGTTGCAGGCGACTGTGCCGATAGGCAAAGTCGAGGACTTCGCTGGTGAGGGTGATGGGCTCGCTGCTGGTGCCCTGGAGATCGAGAACGTCGACTGAGATCAGCCGTTCTGCGGTGCAGCCGCCTTGGGCTCCAGCGTTCATCACGGCGGCGCCTCCCACGGTGCCTGGAATGCCCACGGCCCATTCCAGGCCGTGGAGACCGGCCTTGGCAGCCCGGCGCGCCAGGGTGGGAATCGGCTCTCCGGCCCAGGCGCTGACCTCACCGCTGTCGCCACAGACCTGGCTGCCCTGCAACTTCCGCAGGCAAAGGGTGAGCCCCGGCAGCCCGCGATCGCTGATCAGCAGATTGGAGCCTGCGCCGATCACCCGGATCGGTAGGGATTCGATCTGAGCCCACTGCAGCAGCTCCTGCAGCTGGTGGATGTCTGCTGGTTCCGCCAGCCATTCGGCCGGACCACCCACGCGCCAGGTGGTGTAGTCGGCGAGAGCGACCTGCCGACGCAGCACGCCCGACTGCTCAAGCTGCATCAGGCCGCCAGTGGTGAGCGACATGAGGCTTTCGAGGAAGAGCTGTCGTCGGCAAGACGGCTCCAGAGGCTGTTGACATCACCGGCGCCCATGGCGAGCACGAGATCATCGGGCCGGCTGTGCTCCTGCACCAGCACGGTGAGCTCCTCCAGGCTGTCGGCCACCAGAACGGGACGCTCCGGTGCCAATCGATGCAGGGACGAGGCCAGTGCGTGGCTGTTCACGTCGGCGATCGGTGCTTCACCGGCGCTGTAGACAGGGGCGAGCAGAACGCAATCGGCCAGGGTCAGGGCCGCAGCGAACTCCTCGAGGAATTCCTGGGTACGGCTGAAACGGTGGGGCTGGAAGACCACCATCAACCGTTGGGGCGCCCGGGGCAGGGGACTGCGACCGCTGTTGAGCATCAGGCGCGCCATGCTGAGTGTGGCGCGGACCTCACTGGGGTGATGGGCGTAGTCGTCCACGATCTGGCGTCCTTGCCAGTCGCCGCGGAAATCAAAGCGCCGACCCGGGGCCTGCAGCTGTTCAAGTCCCTGCTTCAGCTGATCGAAGCTCACGCCCGCTAAGCGACAGGCAGCCAGCGCTGCGGTCACGTTGCTGAGGTTGTGCAGCCCAGGCAGGGGGAGGGTGATTTGCCCGATCGGCTCCCCAGCCTCGTAGAAGTCGGCGATGGTGCGGTCGCCGTCTAGTGCCACCGGTAGCGCTGCGAAATCGACTCCCTCGCTCCGTTGAACAGACCACCAGGCGGCCGCTTGAAAATGCTCGCGCAGAATCGGGTCGTCGTGGTTGGCCAGCAGACGACCGCAACCCTGGGCGAAACGCCCCATGGTGGCGATCAGGTCCTCAAGGTTCTTGTAGTGATCGGTATGGTCCAGTTCCAGATTGGTGATCACACCGAGTTCGGCCTCGAACTTCACTAGGGAGCCATCCGATTCATCTGCCTCCGCGACCAGGAAGCGGCCGGTGCCGGCATGGCCATTGCTGCCGAAGCAAGGAACGACGCCACCGATGACGGCGGTGGGGTCTTCACCAGCTGCTGCCAGCAGGGTGGTGATCACTGTGCTGGTGGTGGTTTTGCCATGGCTGCCTGCCACCGCGATCGACGGTTGATCGGCGATCAGAGCAGCGAGTACGTCGGAGCGATGCCAGATGCTGAGACCATGCGCGCGGGCGGCAGCGAATTCAGGATTGTTCGCCGGAATCGCGGTGCTGACCACGACCAGCGGGGCTGGCTCCGACGCCGCGATCAGCCGATCGATGGTGCTGGCCACCTGGGAATCCAGCACCTGGATGCCCTGATCGATCAGACGCTGAACGATCGGCGTGCGCTTGGGTTCCGAACCACTCACCCGAAAGCCGCGTTCCGCCAGGATCAGCGCCAGCGCGGACATGCCAATGCCGCCGATGCCGATGAAATGAACGGGCTGCTGCCGGCTGAGCGAACTGGCCAATGGGCTGGATCGTGAGCCCGAAAGATAAGGCAGTCCTTGGCCGAAAGCTTGTCTTCGACACGCATGTCAGCACTCCACCCCATGTCAGGTTTGACGCTCACCTGGGGGCTTCAGGGATTGCAGCTGGGGCTTGGACAAGGAAATCCTATTGATTTCTGTATGATCGGCGGCCAAACCACCCACTGCGGTCCGCCGCTTTTGCCATGACCCTGCGCGTTGCGATCAATGGATTCGGCCGAATCGGTCGCAACTTCATGCGCTGCTGGATCAGCCGTGGGGCCAACACCGACATCGAGGTGGTGGGTCTGAACGACACCTCCGACCCCAAGACCAATTCCCACCTGCTCACCTACGACACCATGTTGGGTCGTATTCAGGGTGCAGAGATCGGTTACACCGACGACACCCTGATCGTGAATGGCAAGACGATCAAGTGCTACTCCGACCGCAATCCCCTCAACCTCCCCTGGAAGGAGTGGGACATCGATCTGGTGATCGAGTCCACTGGTGTGTTCAACACCGATGAGAAAGCCAGCATGCACCTGCAGGCCGGCGCCAAGAAGGTGATCCTCACCGCTCCTGGCAAGGGCCCTGGTGTTGGCACCTTCGTGGTGGGCGTGAACGCTGATCAATACCGCCACGAGGACTTCAACATTCTCTCCAATGCCAGCTGCACCACCAACTGCATGGCGCCGATCGTCAAGGTGATCGACCAGGAATTCGGCATCGTCAAAGGCTCGATGACCACGGTGCACAGCTACACCGGTGACCAGCGCATCCTCGATGCCAGCCACCGCGACCTGCGCCGCGCCCGTGCCGCTGCGATGAACATTGTTCCCACCACGACGGGAGCTGCTCAGGCTGTGGCTCTGGTCTACCCCGAAGTGAAGGGCAAGCTCGACGGTCTAGCTCTGCGCGTTCCCACCCCGAACGTGTCCCTGGTGGACATGGTCTTCAACGTGAGCAAGAACACCACCAAGGAGGAGGTGAACGCTTCACTGAAGGCTGCGTCCGAAGGATCAGCCAAGGGCATCATCAAGTACTGCGAACTGCCCCTGGTCTCCACTGACCACGCTGGCACCGATGAATCCACCATCGTGGATGCCGAGCTCACCAAGGTGATGGGCGGTGACCAGGTCAAGATCCTGTCCTGGTACGACAACGAGTGGGGCTACAGCCAGCGCGTGGTTGATCTCGCCGAAATCGTCGCCAAGAACTGGAAGTGATGACACAAGCACTCTCCTGAGTGCTGTTCGTGACTGTTTCAACCCCTCCTCGATGGAGGGGTTTTTTTGTTGCTCACTCCTGGCCGCTGCTGTTTCCCTAAGCGCTGAAATGGGTGTATCCGGCTGCCGCAGAGACCACGCCGCTGCCGTCGCTCCAGCAGATTTGACCGTTGGCGTCACTGATCTCGCCGATCCTCTGGCTGCCTGGTTGTCGGGCCAGCCAGTCTCGTGCCCAGTCGGGGGGCAGGCTCAGCACAAGTTCAAAGTCTTCCCCGCCATTCAGGCACCAGCTTTGCCATGGCTCTGTCTGGGGCCAACCTTGGGCCAGGGGAAGCGCCCTGGGATCGAGCAGTGCTCCGCAGTGGCTGCTGCGGCAGAGATCACTGACCGCTGTGAGCAGCCCATCGCTGCTGTCGGTGCCTCCTGCTCGCCACTCCAGACCTTCGGGTTTGCAGCCCAGCAAGCTGTGCAGCGCATCGAAACGGGGTTGGGGGCGTTGATGCTGGCGGATCGCCTGCTTGCAGAGTGCGGGGTCGATGCCTTCGAGTGCCGGATCGAGGCTGTTTTGGAGCAGCGCCAGCCCCAGCCTGCTGAGGCCATGGGGACCACTCACCACCAACCAGTCACCTGGCCTGGCCTGATTGCGATGCAGACGGAGTCGACTGCAGCGACCCAGGGCGGTGATCGCCAGCATGCGCTGTAGACCGCTGGTGCAGTCTCCGCCCAGCAACACCCCGCCGTGGCAGTGCAGGGCAGCCTGAAGACCTTGATAAACCCCCTCCACCCAGCGCCAGGGGGTGTCTGCAGGGGCGACCAGTCCGACCGTGATTCCTAAGACGTGATCAGCGCCGCTGGCGGCGAGGTCGGAGAGATTGACAGCGGCAGCCCGCCAGCCCACATCCTCTGCCTCCGTGGTGGCATCACTGAAATGAACGCCATCCACCAGCAGATCCGTGTTCACCAGCAGCTTGCTGCCATCGGATTCGATCTGGGCCGTGTCGTCCTCGAACTGACCAGGAGGGGCGTAAGCGGCCAGGCGACGGATCAGCTCCGCTTCCCCCAGGTCGCGCAGACGTTCAGCCACGGAATCGTTCAGCCAAGGGATCGTGCTCAGGCGTGGGGCTGCAGCCGATCAGCCCCATCGATCACTTTGATGCTGACCACGCTGTCGTCAACACCGAGTTCCTCGAGCACATCAAAGCCATCCACGACGTAGCCGAAGGCCGCATTGCGTCCATCCACCAGGTTGAGACCGGCGGGGGTGAGCTCGGCCTCATAGAGGAACATGAAGAACTGGGACGATCCATCGTCCAGTGCCTGGTCGGAATGGGCCCAGCCCAGGGTGCCGAGGGTGGCGAAGGGGAGTGTCGGAGTGGCCTTGTACAGCCCCACATCTTCGAAGGTCTGGTTGTAGAAAGTCTCCGCTTCACCGGGAACGCGGATCTCCAGGGGCACGTGGCGTTCTTTTTTGGTGCTCGGATCGACGTAGCCGATTTCGGGCCCCTTGGGATCACCGGTCTGAAGGATGTAGAAGTCTTCAGCGCGGATAAAGGGCAAGCCGTCGTAGAAGCCCTTGAGGCTCAGATCGATGAAGGCTCCTGCGGTGAGCGGAGCGTTGTAGCCATCCACCACCGCGGTGAGATCGCCTTGGCTGGTGCTGATGGTCACGGTGGCGCGACCCTGAAGGCGGGGCAGGGCGTCGAACTCCGCAGGGATTGCTGGGATCGTGTCGTCCGTCAGCAGTGCTTCGAGATCACCGACCAGGCTGAGGGTGGATCGACGTCTGTCGATGAAGGCGGACTTGTCTTGCCGCTCCACGTCGTCTTGGAGTTGGTGGATGCCTTCGGAGACCGCATCGAGCAGCTGATCGGCTGTTGCTTGGTCCGCCTCGGGCATGGCGGTGAGGATCGTGTTGCGTCGCGTCGCCAGTAGCGCTTGGCTGCGGCTGAGGGAGCGGGCCAGGGCACTCCAGCGTTTCGCCCGCAGGTCATCGCTGGTGCCTTCGAGTCGGTGCTGGAGCTCGCGCAGGTCTGCCTGATCGAAGGGGAGTGCGTCGCGGAGGATCGCTGCGGGATCCTTGACGGCATTGCCCTGGGGCAGGCCGGCATAGGCCGGTGCTGCCAGCCAGAGGCCAGTGGCGGTGATCAGGGCGATCAGCAGGGAGCAGAGTCGCTGATGTGCCATGGGGAACCCAGGTGCTGCCTGGACTTTGGCACAGCCGTATGATCCCCTGAACCGTTCCGCGGGAATGATCTCCAGCAACGACTTTCGCACCGGCACCACAATTGAGCTCGACGGTGCCGTCTGGCGCGTCGTCGAGTTCCTGCACGTGAAGCCCGGCAAGGGTTCTGCCTTCGTTCGCACCAAGCTCAAGGCTGTGCAGAGCGGCAGCGTGGTTGAAAAGACCTTCCGTGCCGGCGAAATGCTTCCGCAGGCCATGCTCGAGAAGGCCACTCTCCAGCACACCTACATGGAGGGTGACGATTACGTCTTCATGGACATGGGTTCCTACGAGGAGACCCGTCTCACCGCCCAACAGATTGGCGACAGCCGCAAATACCTCAAGGAAGGCATGGAGGTCAGCGTCGTGTCTTGGAATGGCAAGCCCCTTGAGGTGGAACTGCCCAATTCCGTTGTCCTTGAGATCACGCAGACTGACCCTGGCGTGAAGGGCGATACCGCCACTGGCGGCACGAAGCCCGCCATTCTCGAGACTGGAGCCCAGGTGATGGTTCCCCTGTTCCTCTCGATTGGCGAGAAGATCAAGGTCGACACCCGCAACGACTCTTATCTGGGCCGCGAGAACGGATGACCATGCAGCTTGATCACGACCAGCTCCATCGCCTCCTGGAGGTGCTCTCGGAGAGCGACATTCAGGAATTCCGACTGGAGGGGGATGACTTCCGCCTGGAGGTTCGTCGCAATCTCCCCACCATCGCTGTGGCTGCTGCAGCTCCCGCTCCAGCAACCGCCTCTGCGGCACCGATCGAGGTGCGACAGGAAAGCACTGCTGGCCCTGCCACCCCACCCCCTGTGGTGCCGGCATCCCGCTCTGACCTGGTGGACGTCACAGCGCCAATGGTTGGCACCTTCTATCGCGCTCCGGCTCCGGGTGAGGACCCCTTCGTTGAGGTGGGAACCCAGGTGAACTCCGGTCAAACCGTCTGCATCCTCGAGGCGATGAAGCTGATGAATGAGCTGGAGGTCGAGCTGGCCGGTGAGGTGATTGAGATCCTTGTCGACAACGGCACACCAGTGGAGTTCGGTCAGGTTTTGATGCGGGTCAAGCCCGGCTAGTCGAGCTGAGCTCCCAGGCCGCTTGCAGGGCGGCCACCATGCTGTCTGCCCGGGCGACTCCACGCCCGGCGATGTCGAAGCCCGTGCCGTGATCTGGTGAAGTGCGCAGAAAGGGCAAGCCCAGGGTGGTGTTCACGGCTTGGTCGAAGGCCAGCAGCTTCACGGGAATCAAACCCTGGTCGTGATACAGCGCCAGGATTCCATCCGGACTGTCTGTGTAGGCCCCCTGTTGCCAGGATCGGGCGGCACTGAGCCAGCAGGTGTCCGGTGGTAACGGTCCACTCAGGGACACTTCGGGATGGTCCTGGGACCACTCCTGAAGCAGAGGTGCCAGCCAGCGTTGCTCTTCATCCCCCAGCTGCCCCTGTTCGCCGGCATGGGGGTTGAGCCCTGCCACCAGCAGCCTTGGGCTGGGGTTGAAGCGCTGGCAGAACGCGGCGAGTGTATTGAGTTTGTGCAGGATGCGGGCTGGTGTGAGCTGTTCGGGAACGGCGGCAAGTGGGATGTGGGTGGTGGCCAGCAGGGTGTTGAGGCGCCAGCCAGTCAAGGGTGAGACCGCCGTGAACAGCATTGAGGCTTGATCGGTTCCGCATAGTTCCGCCAGCCGTTCGGTCTGGCCTGGATAGTGATGGCCTGCGGCATGCCAGGCATGTTTGGCGATTGGTGCGGTCACCAGGGCCCGCCCTTGCCCCTGGAGCACCGCTTTGGTGGCGGTGGTCAACCACTGAAAGCTGCTGTCTCCACTGATGGCGCTTGGGTCTCCAGCCTCGATCTTGTGGCTGAGGGGTTGGTCGAGCATCGGTAGCCCGTCTGGATCTGCCAGCGGGCCTGCAGCATTGGCCCGCAGCTGCTGATACGTGGCTTCTAGAGCGCGACGACAGCCCACAAGCAGGGGGTTCAGGTCGGATGGCAGAGCCGGTGAGGCGAGAGCCTTCAGGGTCACCTCCATGCCGATGCCCGCCGGATCACCCAGGGCGATCAGCAGCGTCTGATTAGCGTCGGAGGACTCGATCGTCATGGCGATGCTGCGCTGGTTGCTTCTAGGGCTTCTGCTGTATGGCCTGGGGACGGCCCTGCGTCAGGGCTGGCTGGAGGTGCAGTGGCATCGTCTGCTCCATGACGCCGGTCTCACATTCATTGATCCGGAGAAGCCGATCCAGTGGAATGAGCTGATTCTGGGCGCTCCGGAGTCGGAGGGGGCTGATCAGCGGAAGGCACCGCAGCCCTGAATCCTTCCACCTTGAGGCAGTCCAGCAGGCCGCTGCGAAAATCCGGGTGCAGCAGCGTGTAGCCAAGCTCCTGGCAGAGCAGATGATTGCTCACCCGGCGGTTCTCTGTC
Proteins encoded:
- the gap gene encoding type I glyceraldehyde-3-phosphate dehydrogenase; the protein is MTLRVAINGFGRIGRNFMRCWISRGANTDIEVVGLNDTSDPKTNSHLLTYDTMLGRIQGAEIGYTDDTLIVNGKTIKCYSDRNPLNLPWKEWDIDLVIESTGVFNTDEKASMHLQAGAKKVILTAPGKGPGVGTFVVGVNADQYRHEDFNILSNASCTTNCMAPIVKVIDQEFGIVKGSMTTVHSYTGDQRILDASHRDLRRARAAAMNIVPTTTGAAQAVALVYPEVKGKLDGLALRVPTPNVSLVDMVFNVSKNTTKEEVNASLKAASEGSAKGIIKYCELPLVSTDHAGTDESTIVDAELTKVMGGDQVKILSWYDNEWGYSQRVVDLAEIVAKNWK
- a CDS encoding YbaB/EbfC family nucleoid-associated protein, whose product is MAGFGLPNFGQLTEAFRKAQQIQQDAQKLQEELDAMELEGTSDDGRASVWLSGNQQPLRVRLDPALLSEGTEACEAAVLAALKSAYERSTGTMKERMEELTGGLNLNLPGMGG
- the thiL gene encoding thiamine-phosphate kinase; amino-acid sequence: MAERLRDLGEAELIRRLAAYAPPGQFEDDTAQIESDGSKLLVNTDLLVDGVHFSDATTEAEDVGWRAAAVNLSDLAASGADHVLGITVGLVAPADTPWRWVEGVYQGLQAALHCHGGVLLGGDCTSGLQRMLAITALGRCSRLRLHRNQARPGDWLVVSGPHGLSRLGLALLQNSLDPALEGIDPALCKQAIRQHQRPQPRFDALHSLLGCKPEGLEWRAGGTDSSDGLLTAVSDLCRSSHCGALLDPRALPLAQGWPQTEPWQSWCLNGGEDFELVLSLPPDWARDWLARQPGSQRIGEISDANGQICWSDGSGVVSAAAGYTHFSA
- a CDS encoding sulfurtransferase TusA family protein, with product MPFPEADSSLDLRGTPCPVNFIRARLALEGLEPGAVLELVLDRGEPEAMVLLGLEREGHAVSVQETTDDWLRLHVTCAGG
- a CDS encoding peptidylprolyl isomerase, with protein sequence MAHQRLCSLLIALITATGLWLAAPAYAGLPQGNAVKDPAAILRDALPFDQADLRELQHRLEGTSDDLRAKRWSALARSLSRSQALLATRRNTILTAMPEADQATADQLLDAVSEGIHQLQDDVERQDKSAFIDRRRSTLSLVGDLEALLTDDTIPAIPAEFDALPRLQGRATVTISTSQGDLTAVVDGYNAPLTAGAFIDLSLKGFYDGLPFIRAEDFYILQTGDPKGPEIGYVDPSTKKERHVPLEIRVPGEAETFYNQTFEDVGLYKATPTLPFATLGTLGWAHSDQALDDGSSQFFMFLYEAELTPAGLNLVDGRNAAFGYVVDGFDVLEELGVDDSVVSIKVIDGADRLQPHA
- the dnaJ gene encoding molecular chaperone DnaJ, coding for MADYYELLGVGRDADADNLKRAYRRLARQYHPDVNKDPGAEDRFKEIGRAYEVLSDPQTRARYDQFGEAGLGGAAGMPDMGDMGGFADLFETFFSGFGGAAGGRQQRRRGPQQGDDLRYDLTIDFEQAVFGQEQEIRIPHLETCTTCNGSGAKTGSGPTTCTTCGGVGQVRRATRTPFGSFTQVAECPSCNGSGQVIADPCSACGGQGVQQVRKKLRINIPAGVDTGTRLRVAGEGNAGQRGGPSGDLYVFLTVRPHPSLRRDGLTVLSEVKVSYLQAILGDTIEVETVDGPSSLEIPAGTQPNAVLTLENKGIPKLGNPVARGHQRITVTVQLPTRLNAEERTLLEDLAGHHSARGEQHHHHKSGLFARLFGQR
- the murC gene encoding UDP-N-acetylmuramate--L-alanine ligase, with product MASSLSRQQPVHFIGIGGIGMSALALILAERGFRVSGSEPKRTPIVQRLIDQGIQVLDSQVASTIDRLIAASEPAPLVVVSTAIPANNPEFAAARAHGLSIWHRSDVLAALIADQPSIAVAGSHGKTTTSTVITTLLAAAGEDPTAVIGGVVPCFGSNGHAGTGRFLVAEADESDGSLVKFEAELGVITNLELDHTDHYKNLEDLIATMGRFAQGCGRLLANHDDPILREHFQAAAWWSVQRSEGVDFAALPVALDGDRTIADFYEAGEPIGQITLPLPGLHNLSNVTAALAACRLAGVSFDQLKQGLEQLQAPGRRFDFRGDWQGRQIVDDYAHHPSEVRATLSMARLMLNSGRSPLPRAPQRLMVVFQPHRFSRTQEFLEEFAAALTLADCVLLAPVYSAGEAPIADVNSHALASSLHRLAPERPVLVADSLEELTVLVQEHSRPDDLVLAMGAGDVNSLWSRLADDSSSSKASCRSPLAA
- the murB gene encoding UDP-N-acetylmuramate dehydrogenase, encoding MQLEQSGVLRRQVALADYTTWRVGGPAEWLAEPADIHQLQELLQWAQIESLPIRVIGAGSNLLISDRGLPGLTLCLRKLQGSQVCGDSGEVSAWAGEPIPTLARRAAKAGLHGLEWAVGIPGTVGGAAVMNAGAQGGCTAERLISVDVLDLQGTSSEPITLTSEVLDFAYRHSRLQRAEHLVIAARFLLEPGHDPAELSRRTSDNLSHRTTTQPYQWPSCGSVFRNPEPLKAGQLIESLGLKGRRVGAAEVSNIHANFIVNLGGATAADIGNLIELVQTEVERDRGIRLHTEVKRLGFSETPSP
- the efp gene encoding elongation factor P, which produces MISSNDFRTGTTIELDGAVWRVVEFLHVKPGKGSAFVRTKLKAVQSGSVVEKTFRAGEMLPQAMLEKATLQHTYMEGDDYVFMDMGSYEETRLTAQQIGDSRKYLKEGMEVSVVSWNGKPLEVELPNSVVLEITQTDPGVKGDTATGGTKPAILETGAQVMVPLFLSIGEKIKVDTRNDSYLGRENG
- the accB gene encoding acetyl-CoA carboxylase biotin carboxyl carrier protein; its protein translation is MTMQLDHDQLHRLLEVLSESDIQEFRLEGDDFRLEVRRNLPTIAVAAAAPAPATASAAPIEVRQESTAGPATPPPVVPASRSDLVDVTAPMVGTFYRAPAPGEDPFVEVGTQVNSGQTVCILEAMKLMNELEVELAGEVIEILVDNGTPVEFGQVLMRVKPG
- the pdxA gene encoding 4-hydroxythreonine-4-phosphate dehydrogenase PdxA encodes the protein MTIESSDANQTLLIALGDPAGIGMEVTLKALASPALPSDLNPLLVGCRRALEATYQQLRANAAGPLADPDGLPMLDQPLSHKIEAGDPSAISGDSSFQWLTTATKAVLQGQGRALVTAPIAKHAWHAAGHHYPGQTERLAELCGTDQASMLFTAVSPLTGWRLNTLLATTHIPLAAVPEQLTPARILHKLNTLAAFCQRFNPSPRLLVAGLNPHAGEQGQLGDEEQRWLAPLLQEWSQDHPEVSLSGPLPPDTCWLSAARSWQQGAYTDSPDGILALYHDQGLIPVKLLAFDQAVNTTLGLPFLRTSPDHGTGFDIAGRGVARADSMVAALQAAWELSSTSRA
- the rsgA gene encoding ribosome small subunit-dependent GTPase A — its product is MVVALQANYLEVELDDPEAGLRLLCTRRTRLAHRGAAVHVGDRVWVEAIDREHNRAVVAEVDPRSSWLTRPPVANVTAVVVALAVEQPAFDPDQASRFLLTAEQTGLQVHVLLSKCDLIPAEQQQALVERLRGWGYDPLAVSSRTGMGLETLRSRLAQGSLSVLCGPSGVGKSSLLNGLIPGLELRVAAVSGRLQRGRHTTRHVELHTLPSGARVADTPGFNRPELPGDVQNLEVLFPELRRRLEDQPCRFRDCLHRGEPGCGIDQDWDRYALYRRAVEEMLALSRPSRGG